The DNA sequence TTGATTGATTGTGCATTAATGCTTCtgcattcaatttatttatctatgGACTATGCTATTTTAGTTTCTGAAACACTATTTGCATGTGCGAGACAAATGTTTTGAGCATTGTGTGAGGAAGTTGCTGAATTAATGGAGTCAAGAATGAATGGTTGTAGCGATTAGAGTATATGGTCTTTCAATTCTTTGAAATGATTTAGTCAGAATTGGTTGTAATGCTTGACGATTTTCTgaatcttttctttctcccttcaGTTTATTTTGAATTGCAAGGATGATCAGTTGCTTACTTGAACATAAACTTCTTTTCCTTCGTGTACTTTCGTTTtcaatttaatgttatatttctGTTATGTGCTTCAGTTTGCAAGAGTATGTTATTActttcttcttacttataaaagatGTTATTTGCTGGTTATTTTGGCAGTGAATCTACCACCGCTAGTACTCTTGTGGCTTAGGGGAAATATGGTTGGTAAAAAGTTTTGAATGCTGCTCCCATGAATGTGCTCTTTGGATGAGGAACTCAGTTTTCGGTTTTTCAGTTTCTTATGTTTTATCAGATTTTGATTAAGGAACTTTCTTCAGATAATTGTTATGGTTGAACAATTTGGCAGTTGAGTGCGTTTGAGTAATGTCTTGTACTCttgttctttcttctttcttgaaaAAGTACATCATTATAGAGGAACCCATTTCGGATAAGCAGATTTGCTAGATTAAGGGGAGCACTGGGCATCAAAGACTCGAAAGGATTCTGTTGTTTCAATTTGACTACCGATTGCCACTTAACTTTGGCTCGTTTTCTCGTTCTATTATATGCGTTGTGGTGTCATGTTGCGGAGTGGCATTCGAGATGATTTAACAGGCTGTTGAATCCGACGATGTAAGAAGAGGctgttaaattgatttttagtaGCGGCTGACCGCACGCCGTTTGGATGGGTTTTGGGTGCGCTGACGGTGATTAATtgtttttgtgatttaaaaataatgtctgacttaagaaaataattttccaaTTTGAGAATACAAACCCCACCACCTCTGGATTCGCATGAAAAGAGGATTTCTATCTGGAGTTtaccaacttttttgtttcAGAATGAAGAATCGATCTCAAAAAAATCAGATGTGTTGCTATTTTGGTGAAGTATTGTTTGTTTTTACTGCTTggcaaaattttcaatattttctcctcAACCAAACAGGGTGTCTGGACTGTTTTATTCTTGTGCGTAAGAGATATCCATAGGGCATGGTGGGACTGGCGAGGACAAGATTGAAGCTCTAGTTAAGCTATTACAATGAGCGTTTGAATATGAAACACCCAATTAATGCATTTGCAAGATAAAGATAATAGACACATGCAGACTTTGAAATATCTATAACCACGTGCGTAAATATTTGAGACAATCGTGTAGGCTCAATTTTAAGAAGGAATACTTCTACTTGTTATCATCacttaccatatatatatatttttctataataaatatgtaatgtataaatgataaattgaattttaataataataaaataaaataaaataagaaataatatttaaatatttaaaatgtgtaGGGTAAATGTTTAAGAAAGAGAGTTTGCCACTGCTAATATTTTAACTGCGTTTTAAAGAGGCAGTAGCGTGTCTTTCATCTCTCTACTGGTGCAAACTGAGCCTTTGgatcttatttttttgattACACGAGTCTTTTCATCTCTCTACTAACCGGTGCAAACCGGTCCGAGGAAAACTGGAGCAGAGCCGTCTCCGTATCTTTTTTCACCCATTTCTTCGCTGGTGCATCAAGATTCGGAAATtgttcccctctctctctctctctctctgtggtaTGTCACTCTCTCTGTCTCAATCACTACTTTCTCTCGTATCACTTCTAACATATTTGTAGCTATATATTTAACttggaaaattttttaatgcCCTGAAAGTGATTTTTTCCCCCTTAAATTATGCTATGAATCTATCCCCTTGAGATCACAGACGAAAATGCACGCGCAAATTCCAACACCCAGAAGTACTTGAGGATCTGCTCAAGAAAACTTCATAATAGGATGGAGGAAATGCATATCTTCACtcgaatataaaaaaaaaaacccaatgtATTTGTCTCGGCATGCTGTAATCTTTTCGTAATATGGCTCTTCGGAGTCATCCTCTTCATTTGCTAAGAAATAACGGAGAAGTTGATTAATTTTAGGCTGTATTAGCCAAGGGTATCCGTTAACTTGATCTGATGCTCCATGAGAGTGCTCGGTTCAGCGAGTTGAGGCTTTTAATTTGATCTGGAATAAAATTTTGGATTCTGGGTAAACGTAGAATTCATAAGTATAGATGCAGTGGTGGGTTAGTTTGTGATTTGAAAACATAAcgaaatttctttgtttttgagGGGAGGATTATAAAGGGgttcttttaaacttttaagtgACTCTTATAAGCTAGCAGAAAGTTTCACTAGTCCAATCTGGCAATTTGTTCGTGGAGTTTGTTGCACTTCACCcttattgatttgatttttatctCTTCCATTATGTTATCAAggtaagtattttcttaattattactcCGTTAATCGTGCAGTCCTAACAAAGCACAAGGTCACTGTTACAGCAAACGAGCACCTTAAATTAACAGATCTTTAAGACAGCAAGTCTCTAGGGAGGTTTGTTAGCCATGAGAAGATGCAGTGGGTGGCGTCGTTTTCTCTTTTGtcttcctctcattttcttccttccTCATTTGTTTTCTGGTGATTTTTCCTCCCTCTACTATTCCTTTTCAGTTTACATGTTTGCAGAGccttgagttttttattttaatattagatcGGCATAAATGAACTTAGTTATCTTTCTGCCTTTCGAGTTAAACCTTTTACTCCCTCTTTCAGTAATGGAATTGCATCAGAAGAAAAATAGCAAGAAATCTGATCATCTGGTTCTAGGGCCTGCTGCTGGACAAGGCTTGCCCAATCGTTTGCAATGTGAAGGTTCTTGCAGTCCCTGTCTTTAATAATATAGGGGTTTGTAACATACCCTCGCATTTTGTTGATCTTATATGTATGAATATCGTTGAAGCGCCATCATGTCAATGGTTTTGTAGATGATATCAATCTGATTTTATTTGCATTTGAGCTTTACTTTTTTGACCtgttatgtataattaattgtCTGATCAGCTAGTTGGTGATAATCCTCATTAAAACACGCCCTTCATACACCCAATCCAATACTACCTTGACGTTTTAGGAAACCTGCTGATGCTTGGAATTTGATCTGGCTTGTTGCAGATTTGACTGAGATATAATCATGACCTGTGCAGCTTACATTTGGAACTTGTTTTGGACATGCACACAAAACTAAGTGGGTCTTTTCAATATTAACAATATGGTATACATGACTTGTGAACACTTTTAATGTCGTTATCTTGAGCTGTTTGTTCTTTACACAGGATAAAGATAatgttcttattaaaaaaagagttgCATAGAAATAATGTAATGATCATATCTGTTTCCTTCTAAGAATTGTAAATTCATGTAGGTTTGGTCTCAAAATACGTTGTAATGTTATTTAAACTTAAGAAAATCTTGCTTTCAATTCCTATATTTAGTTCACTGCTTTTATGTTGTAGGGTCTTATGCATGTTTCACGCTTGATTTATGTTGCAGGAATTAAAGCTCTCAACAAGACCGACTCTTCAACTTCCCATATATCCATAGGCAGAGAAACTATTGCTTTTGTCACTGTTTTTGCCATTCATAATTCTTCCCCAAATACTCATGTAGATGATAGATCATCAAACTTGGTTACTGTTGGGAATTCTTCATATAATAAGGTGGAGAGGTCAATGgccatattgaatgtcttcattaACTTTATTCAGGTAATTTCCTGGTAAAATATTAGCAATATCATTTTACATGCGCGTATTCAAATGCTTCcaaaaaacattacaaagtTCAGTTGAagctttagtattttaattagtttttagtCCCTTTACATATTGTATCTTCAGGTGAGAATGCCCCAGAGCAGCATTATTATTCTTACCGACCTGGTATCTGACCTTCGCATGCACAGAAATATGGTCACCGTTCTTCCCATTCAAAATGAATATTCGCGAGACAAGTTGATGCTTCAACGAATCAGGTCTTACATTGTAAGTGCACACTGCATTTActcttcaaaatcaatatttgcGAGACAAGTTGATGCTTCAAAATGAATAGCTACGCTTCCTGAGTATTGTTCCACgtcttctaaaaataaaatcctgAACTTTCTATGTTTTCCCTGTGCTTAAGTGCTCTTTATATCCTATAACTCTGTACCCATGCTTATGGTCACTTTGTGTTTCCTATGATTTTTTGCATTTTCTCTCAATTTATCAGCCTCACGACCTTATTAAAGATATATGTTTTTAcacaaaacaatttcaaatcaaAAGAGATGATTGTTTACTATATCCAATGTGTAGTTTTACATGTTctgcctttctttcttttgtgccttttttcattttgaaattcAGGCTTTTCTAGAAACAAGGCTTGAGGAGCTTTCTCATATGGAAGGGCACATCAGTCATTACATCTTCACTGACTCGGATATAGCAGTGGTTGATGATCTAGGACAGATATTTCAggattattcaaattttcatctGGCTCTCACCTTCCGGAACAACAAAGCACAACCTTTAAATTCAGGATTTATAGCAGTGAGGGGAACCTCAGATGGGATTTTAAGGTGCATTAATTGAATTATCTTtgtctactttttatttttatgatcatTTTGGTTGGTTGCGACTAAGCGAAGAAAAAGCACATAAACAAATCTGGACcttgttaaataatttgaatcAGTTGCATAGATTGTGTTCCGCCATTCTTCTCTCAACAATGATCATATTGATTATTTGGGAAAAAAAGCTGTTTTAGTTGCGATCTTACTgctgagaaaataaaagaaagtaaagCTGGTGTATCTGGGGTAGGGAGGGTCTGATGACCATACTCTATTTGCATATTGTCAGTTGTGCCCTTCATGTGGGAGGACTACCTCTTGCATCTCATGTATGACATCTGCAACATTTCTTTTGAGATCTCTGCCAGTACCATTTATGGTgactgttattattttttaatttattgttttttgctGTCCCGTTGAcagactaatttttttttttacaagtgacCCGTCGACAGACTATACCCACGCTGTTGTTGGTTTcatctttttcctttgtttctctccatcttttttctttcatttttctcaccTTTTCTTGGCAACAGTAAGAGGAAATTAAGATGTGAAGTTGGATGCAGGGCAAAGCTTTTTCTACAAAAAGTACTGGAAGTTTACGGTTCAAAGTACATGAGTGCCTCCAGAATGCTTGGGGACCAGTTAGCACTTGCATGGGTTATTATGTCTGACCCTTCCTTTGACAGAAGAAAATTTACCAAAGCGCAAGTTTTTCTAGAGAAAATTGGCGGTGCCTCAGTTCTATTTTTACCTTGTGCTATATACAATTGGACACCACCAGAAGGTGCAGGTCAATTTCATGGCATGCCCCTGGATGTTAAGGTATGTTGTGATATAACCACTTATGATCTTGATGACCAGataaatagtatatttttactcAGATTGAGTCCTGCAAGagcaaattggaaaaaaaaaaaaaaaaaagacaagagaTGCCGAAGCTGTTAAACACGATTTTATCTCATATCTACCTACTGGATGCAGGTTGTTCATTTCAAAGGATCGAGGAAACGGCTAATGCTCGAATCTTGGAACTTTTTCAGTTCGTACGGTAACATATCAAATATGTTATGTCTCATCTTAAGTAGTGGGAGAACAAAGTATGACTTTTAAAGCATGATTTTAAAGGATTTAGATTGGTGGAACAACCAATTGCACTCGAGTTTGGAACTGAGGTGGTGCTAAATCTACCATCTAGCCTGCTTCATCCATCCACCCATGGTATAATTTCAGTTTTGCCGGCAGCAAATGGAGCTTTAATGATAGAGAAGCTCAAGATTATGGATAATGATTTCCTGTTACCAACGTATTTTCCTTTTACATCTTgaacacttattttttattcaaggCATATATATTTTGGAACCAATTCGTGAAGATGTTGCGTGGTCAAAGAAGGCttgctatatattttatatgccATAGCTAAGGTTGTGTTACGAACGAAGTTTTTGGTATTAAAAGCGCCGATTACAAAATTTCTCTTCCTGCCGTTTGCAATCTGGAAAACCGCAAACTGCATCGCGTCTAGTTAACCATCGGGTCAAAAAGAGGAAACTGAAGCAGACCATCTGCAATTTCAAATTTACAGACTTCATTAGACATTTTGAAGTAACGAAAGGCCTAAATAAAGTAAAGTACTGCAATTGATGTACCAAGCCGTGTTCACAGACGCAACAACCCGAAGGTAAAAAGCTTCACAGAGCCAAATTGCCCCCGATGAGAACCACATctaaaaatgcttaaaaaagtTGGGACTGAGATGTAGGAGCTCTTCCACAAGGAAGAACCCCTCCAAAAATAGGCGTATGCCGCTATCTGCGGCGCGCACACGGTATTCTTTAGTAAAAGGCGAAAGAATAGTTCGCTTTGAGCTCACCGCGCGGCTGCGTGGTTTGTAGAAGCATTGTGCTTCTCCTTTAATAGTTGTTTGGCATGCGGAGAGCCGGTTACTCTTTCCAGTGTGGGACTCGTAATTATACAAGAGTGTGCTTCGCTTTGCACCGCCAATGCCTCTAGACTATCACTACCGTTAAATATCTCTACCCTTGGATCTAACGGCTGCAGTTGCGTGAAGTTTGATAATTCTGAATAGGTTGGTGGAATCACTTTGGGCCCATAGGCTACAAACCTAAAGTTCAACCACAGGAACAAAGCCCAATCTCCAACGATGATGGCTATATTTTGAAATATCCTTCTTCGAAATAATGAGAAATGCGGTTTTGATGCagaatatatacatacatatatatatatatatatgtggtataAACTATAAACCGTTTGTTTCATGGCTTTtttcgttataattttttttccttcttttcccgTTAAAAGTGATTCGAACTTATTAATGTAGCGATGtctcattttaaaatagctcTGTAGCTTATAATGACAAATACCTTTCTTTCCGGTCTCTGTTTTTGGGTTAAACAGCATTACTATTTTACTAAAAATCTTTGGCTTCTCTGGTTATCTATGCATGAAAACATATTACTGTTCCTTTGAACAGAAGTAATGTCAGGCTGGGGAAGGAATTAGCGAgtaataaaaagagataaagtGGCAAATATGACGAGCATAATAAATCAcagataaagaaaataatagccAAATCACTTGAAACTCTTTCCAGCCCCAGACTTACCGATACCTACCAAGTCTTGATTACTTTGATCGTCTCTGCTGCAGACTCTTCAATCAGGGATGAGGAAGACTGCCTCTTTTTCAATTAGCAAATTTGGGTTGATTTTGGAGGAAGTTTCTTGGaacaagagagaataaaaaaagaaaatgccctCAATGGGTAACTGGTTATATATACCAATATATGTTCACCATGGAACTTACCTGCTTAGGCGACTGGTAAAATCCTCCAAGATACTGTTTTTGGTGAGACTTACCAACAGACTCTGACTATGGGTAGTGTTACCCTAAagtttcatttttctgaaaatataagACTTGCAAAGCAATCTCTTACACTACAAGTCTACAACTAGGGATAATCATCAAAAGAGAAAACTGCACGCTACAGTGCATCAAGATCTGTTGTAAAAGACATCAATTAGATAATGAGCAACATGCCTCACACCAAACACAAGTTTTCTGAACATGAAGTTAATGCCTATCCAATGAAGAAACGggtattatattaatttatatggaTACTGCATCAAACTTAGAATCCCATTGGAAAAATAGCAGCGTGGTTCGAAATGCCAAGTACACTATGGATAAAAATGTTCTTTAGAAATCTCTGCAAGAGTCATGAAATTGAAGCTCAAATCAAGGCA is a window from the Juglans regia cultivar Chandler chromosome 7, Walnut 2.0, whole genome shotgun sequence genome containing:
- the LOC108981098 gene encoding uncharacterized protein LOC108981098 isoform X1, giving the protein MRRCSGWRRFLFCLPLIFFLPHLFSVMELHQKKNSKKSDHLVLGPAAGQGLPNRLQCEGIKALNKTDSSTSHISIGRETIAFVTVFAIHNSSPNTHVDDRSSNLVTVGNSSYNKVERSMAILNVFINFIQVRMPQSSIIILTDLVSDLRMHRNMVTVLPIQNEYSRDKLMLQRIRSYIAFLETRLEELSHMEGHISHYIFTDSDIAVVDDLGQIFQDYSNFHLALTFRNNKAQPLNSGFIAVRGTSDGILRAKLFLQKVLEVYGSKYMSASRMLGDQLALAWVIMSDPSFDRRKFTKAQVFLEKIGGASVLFLPCAIYNWTPPEGAGQFHGMPLDVKVVHFKGSRKRLMLESWNFFSSYGNISNMLCLILSSGRTKYDF
- the LOC108981098 gene encoding uncharacterized protein LOC108981098 isoform X2 produces the protein MHTKLRIKALNKTDSSTSHISIGRETIAFVTVFAIHNSSPNTHVDDRSSNLVTVGNSSYNKVERSMAILNVFINFIQVRMPQSSIIILTDLVSDLRMHRNMVTVLPIQNEYSRDKLMLQRIRSYIAFLETRLEELSHMEGHISHYIFTDSDIAVVDDLGQIFQDYSNFHLALTFRNNKAQPLNSGFIAVRGTSDGILRAKLFLQKVLEVYGSKYMSASRMLGDQLALAWVIMSDPSFDRRKFTKAQVFLEKIGGASVLFLPCAIYNWTPPEGAGQFHGMPLDVKVVHFKGSRKRLMLESWNFFSSYGNISNMLCLILSSGRTKYDF